In Synechococcus sp. KORDI-52, one genomic interval encodes:
- a CDS encoding serine hydrolase — MAFYRPDPAMAVRLEAALDALDADGRPGLRNSLAITWVRYEDVAPEAGQGSGASWNQDRILYPASVVKLFYAVAIEQWLQRDLIPEGDELQRAVRDMIVDSSNDATGLVVDLLTGTTSGPALHGERWELWTQQRQLINVWLQSLAWPELEAVNCCQKTWGDGPYGRDKTFYGADNSNRNGLSTAATARMLEAVMTGAVVSPPACRRLQGLLRRSLDQQLRRADPENQVDGFLGEGLPEDAQLWSKAGWMSQARHDAAWFQVSDQQPPTLLVVFSTGPDRARDATLLPDLARQLNQFNGSGEPSD; from the coding sequence ATGGCGTTCTACCGTCCCGATCCCGCCATGGCGGTTCGGCTTGAGGCGGCTCTCGATGCCCTGGATGCCGACGGCCGTCCAGGGCTGCGCAACAGCCTGGCGATCACCTGGGTGCGTTACGAGGATGTTGCACCGGAGGCGGGTCAGGGCAGCGGTGCCTCCTGGAATCAAGACCGGATCCTCTATCCGGCCAGCGTGGTGAAGCTGTTTTACGCCGTCGCCATCGAGCAGTGGTTGCAACGCGACCTGATCCCGGAGGGCGACGAACTGCAGCGCGCCGTGCGCGACATGATCGTCGACTCCAGCAACGATGCGACGGGGCTCGTGGTGGATCTGCTCACAGGCACCACCAGCGGCCCTGCTCTTCACGGAGAACGTTGGGAGCTCTGGACCCAGCAGCGTCAACTGATCAATGTCTGGTTGCAGAGCTTGGCCTGGCCGGAACTTGAGGCGGTGAATTGCTGTCAGAAGACATGGGGAGATGGTCCCTATGGCCGGGACAAAACCTTCTACGGAGCCGACAACAGCAACCGCAATGGCTTGTCCACCGCGGCTACAGCCCGGATGCTGGAGGCCGTGATGACCGGTGCGGTGGTGTCACCGCCGGCCTGTCGTCGCCTGCAAGGACTCCTGCGGCGTTCGCTGGATCAGCAGCTGCGCCGTGCCGATCCTGAAAACCAGGTGGATGGGTTCCTGGGCGAGGGCCTGCCCGAGGACGCGCAGCTGTGGAGCAAGGCCGGCTGGATGAGTCAGGCCCGTCATGATGCGGCTTGGTTTCAGGTTTCCGATCAGCAGCCACCAACGCTGCTGGTGGTGTTTTCAACAGGCCCCGATCGCGCCAGGGATGCGACCCTTCTGCCTGACTTGGCACGACAGCTCAATCAGTTCAACGGCTCTGGCGAGCCGAGCGATTAA
- a CDS encoding C40 family peptidase yields MATLGTLLAPDLIQTGSCWRLCADVNGYARLEGQSLTTQACRGRRFRILGKQRKRLAVQLLEDGYRCWLELEAVLGRAEHCSPWRPSPLSASEIERRLASVLAWSETAQQRPNTYLWGGTTEPDMDCSGLMQMAFASQGIWIPRDAYQQERFCQPVAALPDDHSLLRPGDLLFFGTSRRCTHVGLHLGDGRYRHSSGREHGRNGIGIDSLHSRDQHPVACHYRGEFRSAGRVVRCHDGTHLP; encoded by the coding sequence ATGGCGACGTTAGGCACCCTGCTGGCCCCAGACCTGATTCAGACAGGCTCCTGTTGGCGGCTGTGCGCTGACGTCAATGGTTACGCGAGACTTGAGGGCCAGAGTCTGACCACACAGGCCTGTCGCGGACGCCGCTTTCGCATCCTTGGGAAGCAGCGCAAGAGGCTCGCTGTTCAGCTGCTGGAGGATGGTTACCGCTGCTGGTTGGAGCTCGAGGCCGTGCTGGGGCGAGCTGAACACTGTTCACCCTGGCGACCGTCGCCGCTGAGCGCGTCGGAGATTGAACGACGGTTGGCCAGCGTGCTCGCCTGGAGCGAAACCGCTCAGCAACGTCCCAACACCTACCTCTGGGGCGGCACCACTGAACCGGACATGGATTGCTCCGGCCTGATGCAGATGGCCTTCGCCAGCCAGGGCATCTGGATTCCGCGGGATGCTTATCAGCAGGAGCGGTTCTGCCAACCGGTTGCCGCTCTTCCCGACGATCACAGCCTGCTACGCCCGGGAGATCTGCTGTTTTTCGGCACGTCTCGGCGCTGCACCCATGTGGGGCTTCATCTCGGCGATGGCCGCTACCGCCACAGTTCGGGGAGGGAGCATGGGCGCAATGGAATCGGCATCGACAGCCTCCACAGCCGCGACCAACACCCGGTGGCATGCCATTACCGGGGTGAATTCCGCAGCGCGGGCCGCGTGGTTCGCTGCCACGACGGAACACATCTCCCCTGA